From the genome of Prevotella herbatica, one region includes:
- a CDS encoding winged helix-turn-helix domain-containing protein — MLRELDPLLHSQLRLAVVSILMSLDEADFVYLRNKTESTAGNLSVQLDKLSAAGYVSTKRVIEGKKTRTLCRMTSKGKKAFEDYVEALKVYLNVKK; from the coding sequence ATGTTAAGGGAATTAGATCCATTACTACACTCCCAACTACGACTTGCTGTTGTATCTATCCTAATGTCATTGGATGAAGCCGACTTTGTATATCTGCGAAATAAGACAGAATCAACAGCCGGCAACCTAAGTGTGCAACTGGATAAATTATCTGCTGCTGGATATGTCTCAACAAAAAGAGTTATCGAAGGAAAGAAAACTCGCACTTTATGTCGTATGACTAGCAAGGGAAAGAAGGCTTTTGAGGATTATGTGGAAGCCTTAAAGGTATATCTAAACGTGAAGAAATAG
- a CDS encoding outer membrane beta-barrel protein: MKNHLLIGLVICTLPCNAQKDSTKMTKFNNEPIQLKEVVVKSQKIISKADKIIKIISINDNKNGEELFRQTPSIALNGKDITINGCSGTKVFINDREIRLTGDNLISYIRSLSSKDIASIEVLPVAGASYDADAKGGIIKIKLRRKFTDDYQGNIAMKGMASDKSFAMRPSYSFNMHQHKWDFYTFGSGSWTTHDRGSILATRFYRDNKNNYSSIGDINTPANNQNICAGAFYEIDSLRTIGAEVGYFHDYTDMNTTSNSYLTYNDNIQNSDAQYSQRMKFNILSGSVNYQRKFDNKGSLLKVMVDYVNKKSVNKNLYNLLFLWNNRDSTYRSNLSSTYNIASTDISYKKVLTERTALLTGIKFTTTQMNNDNCYQSLVDSKWNDVLAYNYSSKYKEYIYAAYAEVNTEIKQWQLIAGIRAENAKTTNHNVNMKKDYSNIYPHLVLGYSFDEMKRWMISMRYARQIERPAFDALNPNRIELSQYSYQIGNPDLKPSYINRVSATLIHNYKYTLTLGCELYTDLIREFTKQDPKDNNVSYVTFENHNHENHWFVNINAPFQLGKLIDLNTNLTVVRQCIQMTAKDSYSNHNLVFFNCVANFNLPNKYYAEVEYTMHNRLYSGNSSIKTSNSINVKLKKTIAKDKILLTAGIDNILNESARYQSELSEYSLQSRHFMGSTGRLISLSLAYNFNRGNKIKVRRVENSSTDDRARMSNKR, translated from the coding sequence ATGAAAAATCATCTATTAATTGGACTCGTTATTTGTACATTACCTTGCAATGCACAAAAAGATTCTACGAAAATGACAAAGTTCAACAACGAACCGATACAACTTAAGGAAGTTGTTGTTAAATCACAGAAGATAATAAGTAAAGCAGATAAAATAATTAAAATCATCTCTATCAATGATAATAAAAATGGCGAAGAGCTCTTTCGACAGACTCCAAGTATAGCGTTGAATGGCAAAGACATAACGATTAATGGTTGCAGTGGTACAAAAGTATTTATTAATGATCGAGAAATCAGACTCACAGGAGATAATCTCATATCTTATATCCGTAGTCTAAGTTCCAAGGATATAGCGAGTATTGAGGTTTTACCAGTTGCAGGAGCAAGTTATGATGCAGACGCAAAGGGCGGAATCATTAAGATTAAACTCAGACGTAAATTCACAGATGATTATCAAGGTAACATAGCCATGAAAGGAATGGCTTCAGATAAAAGCTTTGCAATGCGTCCTTCATATTCTTTTAATATGCATCAACACAAATGGGACTTTTATACATTTGGTTCTGGTTCGTGGACCACACATGACAGAGGTTCTATATTGGCAACACGTTTTTATAGAGACAATAAAAACAATTATTCAAGTATTGGTGATATAAATACACCCGCTAATAATCAGAATATATGTGCAGGTGCATTTTATGAGATTGATTCATTAAGAACAATAGGTGCTGAAGTAGGATATTTTCATGATTATACAGATATGAATACAACTAGTAATTCTTATCTGACATATAATGATAATATACAAAATAGCGATGCACAATATTCCCAAAGAATGAAATTCAACATTCTTTCTGGTTCAGTAAATTATCAAAGAAAATTTGACAACAAAGGTTCTTTGCTAAAAGTAATGGTTGATTATGTTAATAAGAAATCCGTAAATAAAAATTTATATAATCTTTTATTTTTATGGAACAACCGAGACTCTACTTACAGAAGTAATCTTTCTTCGACATACAACATCGCATCCACTGATATTTCTTACAAGAAAGTATTAACAGAGCGGACAGCATTACTTACAGGAATAAAGTTTACGACGACGCAAATGAACAATGACAATTGTTACCAATCGCTTGTTGATAGTAAATGGAACGATGTGTTAGCATATAATTACTCTTCAAAGTATAAAGAGTATATATATGCTGCTTATGCAGAAGTCAATACAGAGATTAAACAATGGCAACTCATCGCAGGAATAAGAGCGGAAAACGCTAAGACAACAAATCATAATGTTAATATGAAGAAAGACTATTCTAATATATACCCTCATCTTGTTCTTGGATATTCCTTTGACGAAATGAAAAGATGGATGATTTCTATGAGATATGCAAGACAAATAGAACGACCTGCTTTTGATGCACTTAACCCAAACCGTATAGAGTTGTCGCAATATTCATATCAGATAGGTAATCCAGATCTTAAGCCTTCATATATAAACAGAGTAAGTGCAACACTGATACATAATTATAAATATACACTAACATTAGGATGTGAGTTATATACTGACTTAATAAGGGAATTTACAAAACAAGATCCGAAAGATAATAATGTTTCTTATGTAACTTTCGAGAATCACAACCATGAGAATCATTGGTTTGTAAACATAAATGCTCCTTTTCAATTAGGAAAGTTAATTGATTTGAATACAAACTTAACGGTGGTAAGGCAATGTATACAAATGACAGCAAAAGATAGTTATAGCAATCACAACCTTGTATTTTTTAACTGTGTTGCAAACTTTAATCTACCTAATAAATACTATGCTGAAGTAGAGTATACTATGCACAATCGCTTATACTCTGGTAATAGTTCGATAAAAACAAGTAATAGCATAAACGTAAAACTAAAAAAGACAATTGCCAAAGATAAAATATTGTTGACCGCAGGAATAGATAATATTCTAAACGAATCTGCCAGATATCAATCAGAACTTAGTGAATACTCACTTCAAAGCAGACATTTCATGGGGTCGACAGGTAGGCTAATAAGTTTATCGTTAGCTTATAATTTTAATAGAGGTAATAAAATAAAGGTACGCAGAGTGGAAAATAGTTCCACCGATGATCGTGCAAGAATGTCAAATAAACGATGA
- a CDS encoding DUF2141 domain-containing protein translates to MKRFILSVLVFVGVSCFTNAADLTISINGIRNNKGKVLIMIKSVGKDATFQKMKEITNDSCNFVFKDIENGTYKLSAFHDENGNYTIDKDEKGIPTEGFVLKTITVSNSDTSIHEDIKLKLFYPLTIKQ, encoded by the coding sequence ATGAAAAGATTTATTTTATCAGTTTTGGTATTCGTAGGAGTATCGTGTTTTACTAATGCTGCCGACCTTACTATTTCAATAAATGGTATACGTAACAACAAAGGAAAAGTACTTATTATGATTAAATCTGTTGGTAAAGATGCTACATTTCAGAAGATGAAAGAGATTACAAATGACTCATGTAATTTCGTTTTCAAAGATATAGAAAATGGTACATACAAGCTATCTGCTTTTCATGATGAGAATGGCAACTATACTATTGATAAGGACGAAAAAGGTATTCCTACAGAAGGATTTGTTTTGAAAACAATTACAGTTAGTAACTCTGATACTTCAATTCACGAAGATATAAAATTAAAACTATTCTATCCGTTAACAATAAAACAATAA
- a CDS encoding KUP/HAK/KT family potassium transporter: protein MDNSKSSLSSRFTMMGLLVTLGIVFGDIGTSPLYVMKTIIRANPAYDANFIIGAVSCIIWTLTLQTTLKYVVVALRADNHGEGGILALYALLHKYRWKSLYVVAIIGAATLVADGIITPAITVTSAIEGLEVINPSTPVLPICIGIISVLFLIQRFGTSVIGRSFGPIMFFWFLMLGIVGSMNIHYDLAIFKAFNPYYAIHVLVAYPETSLILGAVFLCTTGAEALYSDLGHCGRKNIRISWIYVKAMLILNYLGQGAWAISMIGHNMNTINPFYAIIPKDFLVFSIVMATMAAVIASQALISGCYTIFSEAINLNFWPRLKIKHPTNVKGQIYIPLVNNFLFCFCVFTLLLFQTSDNMEAAYGLSITITMLMTTILLGVYLWHGNVTRIFAIPFLVVFMAIESCFLLANVAKFMRGGWFTILIASFFFVIMMVWYKAYKTRQRNLKLVKIKDYLPIIKDLKADTTIAKYASNLVFINWAQKEDEVEDKLIYSILRKQPKRADHYWLIHLDMVDEPQTLEYTVDTLLEDTVFNIRIKIGFRVQPFVSQFLRQIINDMTKRQEVSIASGYPSLRKHGILGDFCFVVIHRIFYPASSVSAFEQFVMNLYALARHMAIPEQHWLGLDTSNVVVENVPLIINRNCQQKIVRIEE from the coding sequence ATGGATAATAGTAAAAGCAGTTTGAGTAGTCGCTTTACAATGATGGGACTACTTGTAACTCTCGGTATTGTATTCGGTGATATAGGAACGTCCCCACTTTATGTAATGAAAACCATTATAAGGGCGAATCCTGCTTACGATGCCAATTTCATTATAGGTGCTGTTTCTTGCATTATTTGGACCTTAACACTCCAGACTACACTAAAGTATGTTGTTGTTGCGCTTCGTGCCGACAACCATGGAGAGGGAGGCATCTTGGCTCTTTATGCTCTTTTGCATAAATACCGTTGGAAAAGTCTTTATGTTGTAGCCATTATCGGTGCAGCTACGCTTGTTGCCGATGGTATTATCACGCCAGCTATTACCGTTACATCTGCCATAGAGGGATTGGAGGTTATCAATCCGTCAACACCTGTGCTGCCGATTTGTATTGGTATCATCTCTGTTTTGTTCTTGATACAGCGCTTTGGTACAAGTGTTATCGGCCGTTCTTTCGGTCCAATAATGTTTTTTTGGTTCTTGATGTTGGGTATTGTCGGTTCAATGAATATTCATTATGACTTAGCAATATTCAAAGCTTTTAATCCATATTATGCTATTCATGTTTTAGTGGCATATCCAGAGACTAGTCTTATTCTTGGTGCAGTGTTCCTTTGTACTACTGGAGCTGAGGCTCTTTATTCAGATCTTGGACATTGTGGTCGCAAGAATATCCGCATTAGTTGGATATATGTTAAAGCGATGCTCATACTCAATTATCTTGGTCAAGGTGCTTGGGCTATAAGTATGATAGGTCATAACATGAATACAATAAATCCTTTTTATGCGATCATACCAAAAGATTTTCTTGTCTTTTCAATAGTAATGGCTACTATGGCGGCTGTCATAGCTAGTCAGGCTCTTATAAGTGGCTGTTATACCATCTTCAGTGAGGCTATAAATCTAAACTTCTGGCCACGTCTAAAGATTAAGCACCCAACGAATGTTAAGGGGCAGATATATATACCGTTGGTAAACAATTTCCTTTTTTGTTTCTGTGTATTCACGTTGCTATTGTTCCAGACTTCAGATAATATGGAGGCAGCTTATGGATTGTCTATAACGATAACTATGTTGATGACAACAATCCTTCTCGGTGTATATCTGTGGCATGGAAATGTAACGAGGATATTTGCCATACCTTTTTTGGTGGTATTCATGGCAATAGAGAGTTGCTTCCTTTTGGCAAATGTAGCCAAATTCATGCGTGGAGGTTGGTTTACTATTCTCATAGCTAGTTTCTTCTTCGTTATAATGATGGTATGGTATAAGGCTTATAAGACTCGTCAGCGTAATCTGAAACTTGTTAAGATAAAGGATTACTTACCTATAATAAAGGATTTGAAAGCGGATACGACCATTGCTAAATATGCCTCTAACCTAGTGTTTATTAACTGGGCACAAAAGGAAGATGAAGTTGAGGATAAACTAATATATTCCATATTGCGGAAGCAACCTAAGCGTGCCGACCATTATTGGTTGATACATCTTGATATGGTTGACGAACCTCAGACGTTGGAATATACAGTAGATACATTGCTTGAGGATACTGTTTTTAATATCCGTATTAAGATAGGCTTCCGTGTCCAACCGTTTGTTAGTCAGTTCCTACGTCAGATAATAAATGACATGACCAAGCGTCAGGAGGTAAGCATTGCTAGTGGATATCCGTCATTGCGTAAGCATGGCATACTTGGTGACTTCTGTTTTGTAGTCATTCATCGTATTTTCTATCCAGCAAGTAGTGTGAGTGCATTTGAGCAGTTCGTTATGAACCTATATGCTCTCGCTCGTCACATGGCAATTCCTGAGCAGCATTGGTTGGGCTTGGATACCAGTAATGTTGTTGTAGAGAATGTTCCGCTTATAATAAACCGCAACTGTCAACAAAAAATAGTAAGGATTGAAGAATAA
- a CDS encoding glycoside hydrolase family 2 TIM barrel-domain containing protein, with the protein MKHIIFSLLFLISLPISANDWENNHVLQINREPARAAFMPFTLHKGDSEISLNGKWKFRWTKTPDERILNFYSPQYDCTDWKDIDVPANWEVNGYGTPIYISSGYPFKIDPPYVMKEPKHNWTTFSERNPTGQYRRTFIIPDNGQSARRYYIRFDGVQSAFYLWINGRKVGYSQGSMEPSEFDITSYVNKGANDIAVEVYKYSDASYLEDQDFWRFGGIQRSVTIFSTPDVQLRDYAVRTVAVDSSFSKFELQINPKLRVFDNETGAGYKVKAILSDEKGGSVVQLTADVSDILDIDHKAANMNEWFPQRGRSKFARMSAVVNNPHLWTSETPYLYNLRLQLVDSLGNVIQQTEQKLGFRDYKIKDGMLLVNGKQVRLRGVNRHEHDPKLARVMTEQRMQQDIKLMKAANINAVRTSHYPNVSRWYELCDSAGIYVMDEADCETHGLRGTLTSSPDWTEAFLDRAIRMGERDKNYTCIVFWSLGNESGFGVNHATMAGWLHEFDPTRFVHYEGAQGYDGNPDPACVDVVSRFYPRVMQEYLNPGIPVGADKERAENARWERLLEIAEKTNDNRPVLTSEYAHCMGNALGNFSEYWDEIYSNRRMLGGFVWDWVDQGIYSKDKGILYGGDFGDTPNLKAFCLNGVVFADRSTSSKYEELKYVYSPVRFSRHGDSIFVVNRCSHLSLSAFKASYRIMENGYESRHGSLFLPDVMPGDSAVIGQASKYSCHSDDDNRLDIDVFDRNGNNVITYQTALHDNLVSAAGKIQRERKLVRKSIKDCGFNVIPNFYRAPTDNDTGFGNWLAKDWKNNRLDSPTVCKINDEITEYRYPKGKIVVTQSADSLRFDCKGDLPELPCLGIVIKLPCDYEQLSWYGRGPWDNYPDRKHSSVVGLWKSNVTNQYTHYPRPQDNGNHEDCSMVQLKSSDGRIFRIEADDAPFSFSALHYSDIDIATAAHDYQLKPSKYTYLKINCAVLGLGNGSCGPGVLKKYSIDRTKSHTFKFRMYMR; encoded by the coding sequence ATGAAACATATAATATTCTCACTTCTGTTTTTAATAAGTCTCCCGATTTCAGCAAACGATTGGGAGAATAATCACGTGTTACAGATAAATCGTGAACCAGCTCGTGCAGCGTTTATGCCTTTTACATTACATAAAGGTGATAGTGAAATATCGCTCAACGGCAAGTGGAAATTCAGATGGACTAAAACTCCTGATGAACGTATTTTAAATTTCTATTCACCTCAGTATGATTGTACTGATTGGAAAGATATTGACGTCCCTGCAAACTGGGAAGTAAACGGATATGGTACACCGATATATATATCTTCAGGATATCCTTTTAAGATAGATCCTCCTTATGTGATGAAAGAACCAAAGCATAATTGGACAACTTTCAGTGAGCGTAATCCTACAGGACAATATCGCCGTACTTTCATTATTCCTGATAACGGACAGTCAGCACGTCGCTATTATATTCGTTTTGATGGTGTACAGTCTGCTTTCTATCTTTGGATAAATGGGCGTAAGGTTGGATATTCTCAGGGATCTATGGAACCTTCTGAATTTGACATCACCAGTTATGTTAATAAAGGAGCCAATGACATTGCGGTTGAGGTGTATAAGTATAGTGATGCAAGCTATTTGGAAGATCAGGATTTCTGGCGCTTTGGTGGTATTCAGCGCAGCGTAACTATATTTTCAACTCCGGATGTGCAGTTGCGTGACTATGCCGTAAGGACTGTTGCTGTAGATTCTAGTTTCAGTAAATTTGAATTGCAGATCAATCCAAAACTACGTGTATTTGATAATGAGACAGGTGCCGGATACAAGGTAAAGGCTATACTTTCTGATGAAAAAGGTGGTAGTGTTGTTCAGTTAACTGCTGATGTGTCAGACATTCTAGATATAGACCATAAGGCTGCAAATATGAATGAATGGTTTCCACAGCGAGGTAGAAGCAAGTTTGCTCGTATGTCGGCTGTTGTGAATAATCCACATCTTTGGACATCAGAAACACCTTATCTCTATAATCTACGACTTCAGCTTGTTGATTCTTTGGGTAATGTTATTCAGCAAACCGAACAGAAACTTGGTTTCAGGGATTATAAGATAAAGGATGGAATGCTTTTGGTAAATGGTAAGCAAGTGAGACTGCGTGGTGTAAACAGGCACGAACATGACCCAAAACTTGCACGTGTAATGACAGAGCAACGCATGCAGCAGGATATAAAACTTATGAAAGCAGCAAATATAAATGCTGTCCGAACTAGTCATTATCCAAACGTATCACGTTGGTATGAATTGTGTGACAGTGCAGGCATTTATGTTATGGATGAGGCTGATTGCGAAACTCATGGACTTCGTGGAACTCTTACTTCTTCTCCCGATTGGACTGAGGCTTTCCTTGACCGTGCTATTAGAATGGGGGAGAGAGACAAAAACTATACATGCATTGTTTTTTGGAGTCTGGGAAATGAGAGTGGGTTTGGTGTTAATCATGCAACGATGGCTGGTTGGCTTCATGAATTTGATCCTACACGATTTGTTCATTACGAAGGTGCCCAGGGATATGATGGCAATCCTGATCCTGCATGTGTAGATGTCGTGAGTCGTTTTTATCCTCGCGTGATGCAGGAATATCTTAATCCTGGTATTCCTGTAGGTGCCGATAAGGAGAGAGCTGAGAATGCACGATGGGAAAGACTTCTTGAAATCGCTGAAAAAACAAATGATAACCGACCAGTACTTACTAGTGAGTATGCTCATTGCATGGGTAATGCACTAGGTAATTTCAGTGAGTATTGGGATGAGATATATAGTAACAGACGAATGCTAGGTGGTTTCGTCTGGGATTGGGTTGACCAAGGTATATATTCAAAAGATAAAGGCATCCTATATGGTGGTGACTTTGGAGATACACCTAATCTGAAGGCTTTTTGTCTAAATGGCGTTGTGTTTGCTGATCGTTCTACATCATCCAAATATGAGGAACTTAAATATGTCTATTCTCCTGTACGCTTTAGCAGACATGGTGATTCCATATTCGTAGTAAACAGATGTTCGCATCTTTCTCTTTCTGCATTTAAAGCTTCATATAGAATTATGGAGAATGGGTATGAAAGCAGACATGGTTCACTCTTCTTACCTGATGTAATGCCTGGAGACAGCGCAGTGATTGGGCAGGCTTCAAAATATAGTTGTCATTCAGATGATGATAATAGATTGGATATAGACGTATTTGATCGTAATGGAAACAATGTTATAACATATCAGACAGCATTACATGATAATCTTGTGAGTGCGGCTGGTAAGATACAACGAGAACGTAAACTTGTGCGTAAGTCAATCAAGGACTGTGGTTTTAATGTAATTCCGAATTTCTATCGTGCTCCGACAGACAATGATACTGGCTTTGGAAATTGGTTAGCAAAAGATTGGAAAAATAATAGACTTGATTCACCTACAGTCTGCAAAATAAATGATGAGATAACTGAATATCGTTATCCAAAGGGTAAGATCGTGGTTACGCAATCTGCCGATAGTTTGCGTTTTGACTGTAAAGGTGATCTACCGGAATTGCCTTGTCTCGGTATTGTCATAAAGTTACCATGTGATTATGAACAGTTATCATGGTATGGTCGTGGACCTTGGGACAATTATCCCGATCGTAAACACTCTTCTGTTGTTGGTTTGTGGAAAAGTAATGTTACAAATCAGTATACTCACTATCCACGCCCTCAGGACAATGGTAATCATGAGGATTGTTCAATGGTGCAGTTAAAAAGTTCTGATGGCCGTATCTTTAGAATAGAAGCCGATGATGCTCCTTTTAGTTTCTCGGCTTTGCATTATTCTGATATTGATATTGCCACAGCAGCACATGACTATCAACTCAAACCATCGAAATATACTTATCTCAAGATAAACTGTGCTGTATTGGGATTAGGTAATGGTAGCTGCGGACCAGGAGTATTGAAGAAATATTCTATTGACAGAACGAAAAGCCATACTTTTAAATTCCGTATGTACATGAGATAA